In one window of Mytilus trossulus isolate FHL-02 chromosome 7, PNRI_Mtr1.1.1.hap1, whole genome shotgun sequence DNA:
- the LOC134727214 gene encoding uncharacterized protein LOC134727214, whose product MKELLKNLVDAVCVLPLTAGKQSTNDNTGDDGASAGLDGTVTGPVLCITALAILCQIFSLSSNGLHPSHNSVLTLMTVFVFLSVVSCIAISIYSQARPDVRRNTHDWNISIALEIRFYWLFSLACLTYAIINLCFHIECFHINHQRVNASISIATDIGFFLFYLFQTGFFTRYLHYRFEHRIGVYYGLLIIVVTNLSIFCREFAILYHDPLSHSHWNSTVTDNCHNMSVSTYVILKKSKPFLHPALFEYSLLTMIFLSKVWPRESCSDDIQRASGGYENVYESIDCGESSQLVQRQRDSNQTDVILLSLNTTSSNDIDRRTRKFISISLAVIINMPAVVLHILNIINEESITEFASTIYNIVQQFVILYLNLRCFYMMKSQCELRFREIRRELYTSRVNQYILLLSSFGIMSFYTVVLYARISSLSKVESDTDKMKILLDISRMVSTYLQTVFILQMKHYQRTMNIDSVRSIEYLCLFLAVDNLCSWAINTFIDSDTVLIHDVPFKFFGQEKWSHLFRFWYPFIIFYRFKCFVVFYSFYHLLKL is encoded by the coding sequence atgaaagaattattaaaaaatcttgTGGATGCTGTATGTGTGCTTCCTTTAACCGCCGGTAAACAGTCGACAAATGACAATACCGGAGATGATGGTGCTTCAGCTGGACTTGATGGTACTGTTACTGGACCAGTTTTGTGTATCACAGCTTTGGCAAttctttgtcaaatattttcccTTAGCTCCAATGGCTTACATCCATCACACAACAGTGTACTGACATTAATGACCGTTTTTGTTTTCCTCAGCGTAGTATCCTGCATTGCAATATCAATTTATTCGCAGGCAAGACCAGACGTGCGAAGAAACACACATGACTGGAATATTAGCATTGCTCTTGAAATCCGATTTTACTGGTTGTTTAGCTTAGCTTGTCTGACTTATGCCATTATAAACttatgttttcatattgaatgCTTTCATATAAATCACCAGCGTGTAAATGCTTCCATATCAATCGCCACTGATATAGGAttctttctattttatttatttcagacaGGATTTTTTACTCGATACCTTCATTATAGATTTGAGCATCGTATTGGTGTTTACTATGGATTATTAATAATAGTTGTAACAAATCTTTCCATATTTTGTCGTGAATTTGCTATCCTTTATCACGACCCACTGTCACACTCACACTGGAATTCTACGGTAACGGATAACTGTCACAACATGTCAGTTAGCACATATGTAATCCTTAAGAAATCGAAGCCTTTTTTGCACCCAGCTCTCTTCGAATATTCATTACTAACAATGATATTTCTTTCTAAAGTTTGGCCAAGGGAATCTTGTAGCGACGACATTCAAAGAGCTTCGGGAGGTTACGAAAATGTTTATGAGAGTATTGACTGCGGAGAATCGAGCCAGTTAGTACAGAGACAACGAGATTCAAATCAAACAGATGTCATCCTTTTGAGTTTGAATACAACTTCCAGCAACGATATTGACAGGCGAACCCGGAAGTTTATTAGTATATCTTTGGCTGTCATTATAAATATGCCAGCAGTAGTTTTACATATACttaacattataaatgaagaatCAATTACGGAATTTGCCTCTACAATTTACAATATAGTCCAACAATTCGTCATCTTGTATCTAAATTTAAGATGTTTCTATATGATGAAAAGCCAGTGCGAGCTTCGATTTCGTGAAATACGCAGAGAACTCTACACAAGTAGAGTAAATCAGTACATTCTCCTTCTTAGTTCATTTGGTATTATGTCCTTTTACACAGTGGTATTATATGCTAGAATATCAAGTCTGAGCAAGGTCGAATCAGATactgataaaatgaaaatattgctTGATATCAGTCGTATGGTTTCCACATATCTTCAAACAGTATTTATTCTGCAAATGAAGCATTACCAAAGGACTATGAACATTGATTCCGTCAGGTCTATCGAATATTTGTGTCTATTTCTTGCAGTTGACAATTTATGTTCATGGGCAATCAATACCTTCATTGACTCTGACACTGTTTTAATACATGATGTACCTTTCAAATTCTTCGGACAAGAAAAATGGTCTCATTTGTTCAGATTTTGGTAtccatttattatattttatcgttttaaatgctttgttgtattttacagcttctatcatttgttaaaattataa